In the Sandaracinus amylolyticus genome, ATCGCCTGGAGCAGCGGGGCTGCGCCGAGCGCAATGCCATCGGCGTCGTCGTCGGGGAGCGTTCCGTCGCCGTCCGCGAGATCCCAGAGGATGCCCGCGACGCTCGTCTCGGAGCCGATGCCACGCGGGCCCATCGGCGTCTCGAGGCTCTCGTCGACGCGCATGCGCCCGTGCGGCGCGAGCCCGATGGTGTCGCGATACGCCGGCGCGCCGAGCACCGCCGTCGCGAACCACGTCGCACGCCCTTCCTCCCACGCGAGCCCAGGATCGATCAGCGCGCCGCGCGGATGCTGACCGCCCACCGACGAGTCGCCGGTGAGCCGATCCATCACGAAGTGACCGAGCTCGTGCAGCACGATCGCTTCGTCGTGCTCGTCGGTATCGCTCGTCGCCTGTGCGCCGGGATCACCGCCGAGCAGCTCCACGCAGAAGCGTCCCGATCCCTCGGGGCGCTCACCGCGGTAGTAGCTCCACTCGCGCGTCACGCCGCGATCCCAGTACGCGTAGACCGGCGGCAGCACGCGGCCCGACCACGCGCGCACGGTCGCGATGCCGCGATGCATGGTGTCGAGCAGGTGCAGCGCGCCCGCGAACGAGCCCTGGTGATCGCGCGCGACGACCGTGATCTCGCTCGCCGACGCCGGCACCCGCACCGCGTGGATCTGCGCGCCCTGCGCGTCGCGCGTGACGGTGACCTCGTCCTCCGCGGTCTGCGCGCGCACCTCGACGAGCGCCGCGTTGCCCGGTGCCTGCACCTCGAAGCGCCCGTCCGGCGTGGTGCGCGTCTGCACCAGCGCGCGCCCCTCGCGATCGAGCACGCGGATGACGATGCCGCCCGACGGGCGCAGCTCGAGCTCGTTCGAGAGCCCGTGCGGCGTCGGCGTCCGCGCCTCGAACATCACCGAGCCACGCAGCGCGATCGGCGCGATGGACCGCACATCCACCACGCGCGCCGGGCTCGCGCCGCAGCTCGTGAGGATCGCGGCCAGCGCGGCGATGGTCAGCCGAACGGCAAGATGCGCTGAGGCAGACTCTCCGCGATACGACCGACCAGCTCGCTGAGATGCGAGCCGTCGCGGAGAAAATCGTAGTCCTCTGCGCGGACCAACAGCTTCCGAGAACGGTCCCACGATTCGAAGAACGCATCGTACCTGAGACTCAGGTCCTCGAGGTACGAGATCGGGATCGAGTCCTCGTAATCGCGGCCACGTCGTGCGATGTTGTCGCGACAGCTCGCCACCGAGCGCTGCAGGTAGACCAAGAGGTCCGGCGGACGCACATCGGCGAGGAGCTGCGACGCGAGCATCCGATAGGTCTCGAAGTCGCGATCATCCATCGCGCCGCGCCCGTGCAGGTTCGCGGCGAAGATGTCCGCGTCTTCCCACGGCGTGCGATCCCAGATCGCGCTCGCCCCCTCGTCGATCACCCGGCGCGTGTCGATGATTCGTTGCGCGAGGAAACGCAATTGAGCGGGCAGCGCATATCGACGCATGTCGCCGTAGAAGTCGGCGAGATACGGGTTCGCTTCGGTGCTCTCGAAGAGGCCGGTGAACCCGAGGCACGCGACGAGTCGGTGGGTCAGCGTCGTCTTGCCCGAGCCGATGTTCCCCGCCACCGCGAGCAGGACCTGACCACCCACGCGGGTGACGCTAGCACGCCCTTCCCGCGATTGACGCCACCGAGGAAACTCCCGTAGTCTCAATCCATGTCGCGGGGTCCCGGCGTGGGCCCGAGAGCGACGCGGCTCCAAAGGAACGGAGCCGAAGGGGTCTCGAACTGCAGGGGTCGTCAGGGCGCATCGTGCAGGACTCCGACATCAAGACGCGCGTCACGCCGCTCGAAGAGCTCAAGATCGGGAGTCGAGCGGGCAACGATTGTCTCGTCGTCATCTACTCGAGCGACGCGCGCCAGTTCGGCAAGCGGTACGTCCTCGAGCGAGACACGCTCACGATCGGTCGCGGACAGGAGAACGTCGTCGTCCTCGACAACGACTCCGTCTCGCGTCGCCACTGCCGCATCGAGCGCCGCAACACGTCTTGGTACGTCGTCGATCTCGACTCGACGAACGGCACCTACGTCAACGACGACCTGGTCAAGGAGTACCAGCTGCGTCGAGGCGACCAGGTGAAGATCGGCGACACGATCATGAAGTACCTGAGCGGCGCCGACGTCGAGGCCCAGTACCACGAGACGATCTATCGGATGACGATCGTCGACGGGCTGACCGGCGCGCACAACAAGCGCTATCTGCTCGAGACGCTCGAGCGAGAGATCCCGCGCTCGCGTCGCCACGCACGGCCGCTCTCGGCCGTGATGTTCGACATCGATCACTTCAAGAAGATCAACGACACCTACGGCCACCTCGCGGGCGACTACGTGCTCAAGGAGCTCGCGACGCTCGTGAAGAGCCGGCTGCGCCCCGACGACATCTTCGCGCGCTACGGCGGCGAGGAGTTCTGCGCGCTGCTCCCCGAGACGCCGGTGCCCGGCGCGGGCGCGATCGCCGAGGACCTCCGTCGTCGCGTGCAGGAGCGTCGCTTCACGTTCGAGAACGAGGTGATCCCGGTGACCGTCTCGCTCGGCGCCGCGGAGCTCGCCTCCGAGATGGACGTGACCGCGTTCCTCAAGGCCGCGGACGAGAAGCTCTACGAAGCGAAGCGCAGCGGCCGCAACCGCGTGTGCATCTGATTCCGACTCACTCGCGACGGTGAGCGCGAACGGGCGCGCACACGTGCGTGAACAGTGCGCCGCCCGGTGGGGTGTCCGCATTCCAGGGGCTGGTGCGCTGGCCAGCATTCCGGGGTCGAAAGGCTCCGATTCGCTCCTGCAATCGCCTGGGCCCTGCGCGTTGTGGCACACGCGCCCACGGTCGCGCCGAAAATGCAAGCAGGAGATGCCTGGGCTTCGAATCGCGAGTCGCCCACTGGTGACGTGGCACACCTGTCGCTAGGTGTGGCTCGAAGCCCATGCGCGTCATCAGCCACGCCAGCACCCACGTCGGTCGCCGCGACAACAACGAAGACGCGTTCTGTGCAGACGACGCGGCCGGCCTCTACGTCGTGGCCGACGGGATGGGCGGGTACGAGGGTGGCGAGGTCGCGTCACGCACGGCCGTCGACACGTTGCGCAAGTACTTCGCGCGCATGACGCCCGACGGCGGGCTCGGCCTCGAGGACGCGACCGACGATCACGCGCTGGCGCGAGGGCGCATGGACCTGGCGCTGCGCATCGCGCACCGCGAGATCTGCCGCAAGAAGGTCGGCCTGCTCGCGCAGATGGGCTCCACCGTCGCGTCGGTCGTGCTGCAGCAGGGACACGCGCTCATCTCGCACGTCGGCGACAGCCGCGTGTACCGGATGCGCGGCGGGATCCTCGAGGCGATGACGCGCGACCACTCGCTCTACGCCGAGATGGAGGCCGCAGGGCGCATGTCGCTCCCGCCGCGGCACCAGTGCAGCTTCCAGCACGTCATCACGCGCGCCCTCGGTGTGCCGGGCGACTCGCGCCCCGACCTGCGCATCGAGCGCGCGCAGATCGGCGATGTGTTCGTGATCGCGAGCGACGGTCTCACCGACGTGCTCGAGGACGAGCAGCTCGCGGGCTGGGTGCTGATCGAGCCCGCGGAGACGCTGACCGAGCGACTGGTCGAGGCCGCGCTCGGCGCGGGCGCGCACGACAACATCACAGTCGTGGTCGCGCGCGTCGTCGGGTAGGGAACGCGCGCCTGGCATACGCGGGGCAGGCCGCGCATTTAAGAACCATGAGCCTGATCATCTCGTGGGTGGCGCTGACGCTGTCGTTCTGGGTCGCCTCGCTGCTGTTGCCGGGCTTCAAGATCAAAGGCGGCGTCGGGAGCCATTTCGTCGTGTCCGCGGTGTTCGGCACGCTCAGCTTCTTCCTCGGCTGGGCGCTCTTCACCGCGATCGGGATCGGCACGCTGGGCATCGGCTTCCTCTTCCGATTCCTGACGCAGCTGGTCGTCGCCACGATCCTGCTGCTCGTGACCGACAAGCTCAGCAAGCGGCTGACGATCGACAAGGCGAGCACCGCGTTCCTCGCCGCGCTGATCACCGCGGTGATCGGCACCGGCGCCGAGCAGGTGCTGCACCGCGTGCTCTGAGGCCAGCGAGGCCTGATCAGCCGAAGTCGCGGCGGATGCGCAGCAGATCCGCGAGCGAGTGCGTCGCGCGCAGCGCGTCGTACGTCGGGTCGAGCACGAGATCGTCGTCGCGCAGCTGACCCGACTGATAGCCCGCGAGCATCGCGGACCACCACGCATCGACGTCGGCCTGCGCAGGGACTGCGCTCTCCTGCGCGGGCCACGGCAGCGGGATCAGGATCTCGCCGGCACGCGCAGCCGCGAGGATCGCGTCGCGAGCGCTCTGGTCCTCGGGGTCGCGCGACTGCGGCTCGAGGTTGTCGAGCGCGCGCATCAACGACTCGCGCAGCTTGCCCTCCGGCACCGTCGGGAGCGCGCGCGCGATCACGTACGCGACGCGCGACGGAGTCGTCCCGCGCTGCTCCCAGACCTGCTCCGGCGTGCGCTTCGCGAGGCGCCCTCCGCTCTCTGCAATCGCGTCGAGGTCACCGAGGATCGATGCGATCTTCAGCGCCTCCCAGTCCGCCCACGGGATCGCGGGCACGCAGCGCGCGCCCCGCAGGTACGACGCGAGCGCTTCCTCGGGACGCCCCGCACGACGCAGCGCATGGCCGACGGTCACGTGCGCGATCGAGACGTCGGGCTCGATCTCCACGTGGCGCTGGCCCTGGCGCAGGTACTTGTCGAGATCGAAGGGCGTGCCGTTCTCCGTCGTCCACTCGTTCACGCAGAGCCGGCACCAGCCATCGAACGTGCGATGGACGAGGCGCACCTCGCCGCTGTCGGGGTCATAGTCGACGATCGGCCACGTGTCGGCGACCGGCGCGGCGCTGCGATCGAACGCGAGCACGGTGCCGTGCTCGGTGCGATGGAAGGGCAGCAGCAGATCGGGATCGAGGAACGACGCGGCGCGCTGCGACGCGACCTCCTTGAGCGCCGCCTCGATCGTCGCGCCAGGCCCGGGCGCCGCGGTGAGCAGCGTCCCCGCGGGCGTGACCGCGCCGTTGAAGCGACCGAGCACGAGCCGTAGGTC is a window encoding:
- a CDS encoding PP2C family protein-serine/threonine phosphatase, whose protein sequence is MRVISHASTHVGRRDNNEDAFCADDAAGLYVVADGMGGYEGGEVASRTAVDTLRKYFARMTPDGGLGLEDATDDHALARGRMDLALRIAHREICRKKVGLLAQMGSTVASVVLQQGHALISHVGDSRVYRMRGGILEAMTRDHSLYAEMEAAGRMSLPPRHQCSFQHVITRALGVPGDSRPDLRIERAQIGDVFVIASDGLTDVLEDEQLAGWVLIEPAETLTERLVEAALGAGAHDNITVVVARVVG
- a CDS encoding GGDEF domain-containing protein, coding for MQDSDIKTRVTPLEELKIGSRAGNDCLVVIYSSDARQFGKRYVLERDTLTIGRGQENVVVLDNDSVSRRHCRIERRNTSWYVVDLDSTNGTYVNDDLVKEYQLRRGDQVKIGDTIMKYLSGADVEAQYHETIYRMTIVDGLTGAHNKRYLLETLEREIPRSRRHARPLSAVMFDIDHFKKINDTYGHLAGDYVLKELATLVKSRLRPDDIFARYGGEEFCALLPETPVPGAGAIAEDLRRRVQERRFTFENEVIPVTVSLGAAELASEMDVTAFLKAADEKLYEAKRSGRNRVCI
- a CDS encoding deoxynucleoside kinase gives rise to the protein MRLREFPRWRQSREGRASVTRVGGQVLLAVAGNIGSGKTTLTHRLVACLGFTGLFESTEANPYLADFYGDMRRYALPAQLRFLAQRIIDTRRVIDEGASAIWDRTPWEDADIFAANLHGRGAMDDRDFETYRMLASQLLADVRPPDLLVYLQRSVASCRDNIARRGRDYEDSIPISYLEDLSLRYDAFFESWDRSRKLLVRAEDYDFLRDGSHLSELVGRIAESLPQRILPFG
- a CDS encoding phage holin family protein, which produces MSLIISWVALTLSFWVASLLLPGFKIKGGVGSHFVVSAVFGTLSFFLGWALFTAIGIGTLGIGFLFRFLTQLVVATILLLVTDKLSKRLTIDKASTAFLAALITAVIGTGAEQVLHRVL
- a CDS encoding SMI1/KNR4 family protein, with amino-acid sequence MHRGVREFVRWMEDHREQTGLALQPPAQARDIQAIEHHVGSPLPADLRLVLGRFNGAVTPAGTLLTAAPGPGATIEAALKEVASQRAASFLDPDLLLPFHRTEHGTVLAFDRSAAPVADTWPIVDYDPDSGEVRLVHRTFDGWCRLCVNEWTTENGTPFDLDKYLRQGQRHVEIEPDVSIAHVTVGHALRRAGRPEEALASYLRGARCVPAIPWADWEALKIASILGDLDAIAESGGRLAKRTPEQVWEQRGTTPSRVAYVIARALPTVPEGKLRESLMRALDNLEPQSRDPEDQSARDAILAAARAGEILIPLPWPAQESAVPAQADVDAWWSAMLAGYQSGQLRDDDLVLDPTYDALRATHSLADLLRIRRDFG